A genomic window from Verrucomicrobiia bacterium includes:
- a CDS encoding type II toxin-antitoxin system RelE/ParE family toxin — protein MRQATEVYSREFDAIFFKLPPCIRGLIESKIRELGQRLETHPHHRLQGRSEFRLRAGDYRIIYEFDVQKNELQLITLGHRREVYRH, from the coding sequence ATGCGCCAGGCCACCGAGGTTTATTCACGCGAGTTTGACGCGATCTTCTTCAAACTCCCGCCGTGCATCCGGGGGTTAATCGAGTCCAAGATTCGGGAACTGGGGCAGCGCTTGGAAACCCATCCTCACCATCGCCTTCAGGGACGTTCCGAGTTCCGCTTGCGCGCAGGCGACTACCGCATCATCTACGAGTTCGACGTTCAGAAGAACGAATTGCAACTCATCACGCTCGGCCATCGGCGCGAAGTTTACCGGCATTGA
- the bioD gene encoding dethiobiotin synthase, whose amino-acid sequence MRSILITGTDTGIGKTHVASIIARLLAKLSRVQVVKPVESGCGEGRPADAPQAAGTWAESFTSFTLPKPMAPLAAAADAGIEISLTKLVAAVRALPECDWRVLETAGGIAVPIDPCGSDWADFARALKVDYVLCVVDDRLGAINQARMVASYCHAKGILNAGLWLNAAHAHPEPAIAASNRAGLANCGLPLWGESAFGDANAFRIHAGPFLET is encoded by the coding sequence ATGCGCTCCATCCTCATCACCGGCACTGACACGGGCATCGGCAAAACCCACGTTGCCAGCATCATTGCCCGACTGCTCGCAAAGCTGAGCCGCGTGCAGGTGGTGAAGCCGGTGGAGTCCGGTTGCGGCGAAGGTCGTCCCGCCGACGCTCCGCAAGCCGCGGGAACGTGGGCTGAGTCTTTCACCTCATTCACGCTGCCCAAACCGATGGCTCCGCTCGCCGCCGCTGCGGACGCGGGCATCGAGATTTCCCTGACGAAACTCGTCGCCGCCGTGCGCGCGTTGCCCGAGTGCGACTGGCGCGTGCTTGAAACCGCCGGCGGCATCGCCGTGCCGATTGATCCCTGCGGCTCCGACTGGGCCGACTTCGCCCGGGCGCTCAAGGTGGATTACGTCCTTTGCGTCGTGGACGACCGGCTCGGCGCCATCAATCAGGCGCGGATGGTCGCGAGTTACTGCCACGCCAAAGGCATCCTCAACGCCGGGCTTTGGCTCAACGCGGCCCACGCGCATCCTGAACCCGCCATCGCCGCTTCGAACCGCGCCGGCCTCGCGAACTGCGGTCTGCCGCTCTGGGGCGAAAGCGCCTTTGGCGACGCGAATGCGTTTCGCATCCACGCCGGTCCGTTTCTTGAAACTTGA